In the genome of Mycolicibacterium aromaticivorans JS19b1 = JCM 16368, one region contains:
- a CDS encoding conjugal transfer protein, whose translation MSSSTPALLTNTWRRRLDSGGSAVRNVLAVIAFAACTIVAINTIWGWLTDEPIDIDGPARAAVNRTDYIGGYAVNCVRLLLTVTEAQRSALNTCWAPDDLRSLPTTPPVVVDSTTIAKIVRTAAYDGVEQWQVVVRVNQRAYTSATPETTLRQINVLISSYGLRASGLLATINDTGSGATLPLNYSASLPVGAPDDKGRNRPTGNPVSDTVTGFLNSYLTPVGGLERYVSTDSGITAVNTSQRALMTALVATRMVDAGQQPPDGTTVQVLATVNELTNRYAPQTEQYPLTLTLRSGSWTITRIDPGPLLNGDAQLTPVAPSPGQPAR comes from the coding sequence ATGTCCTCGTCCACACCCGCGCTGCTGACCAACACCTGGCGCCGCCGCCTCGACAGCGGCGGCTCAGCAGTCCGAAACGTCCTCGCTGTCATCGCTTTTGCCGCATGCACCATCGTCGCAATCAACACCATCTGGGGCTGGCTCACCGACGAACCGATCGACATCGACGGCCCGGCCCGCGCGGCGGTCAACCGCACCGACTACATCGGCGGATACGCGGTCAACTGCGTACGCCTGCTGCTCACCGTCACCGAAGCGCAACGCTCAGCGCTGAACACCTGCTGGGCACCCGACGACCTGCGCTCCCTACCCACCACCCCACCGGTCGTCGTCGACTCCACGACCATCGCCAAGATCGTGCGGACCGCCGCCTACGACGGCGTCGAACAATGGCAAGTCGTCGTGCGGGTCAACCAACGCGCCTACACCAGCGCCACCCCCGAAACCACACTGCGCCAAATCAACGTGCTCATCAGCAGCTACGGCCTGCGCGCCTCTGGACTACTGGCCACCATCAACGACACCGGCAGCGGCGCCACCCTGCCGCTGAACTACTCGGCCTCCCTGCCCGTCGGTGCACCCGACGACAAGGGCCGCAACCGCCCCACCGGAAATCCCGTCTCCGACACCGTGACCGGCTTCCTCAACAGCTACCTCACCCCGGTCGGTGGGCTGGAACGCTACGTCAGCACCGACTCGGGCATCACCGCCGTCAACACCAGTCAGCGGGCACTGATGACCGCACTTGTGGCCACCCGCATGGTCGACGCCGGGCAGCAGCCCCCCGACGGCACCACCGTCCAGGTGCTGGCCACCGTCAACGAGCTGACCAACCGATACGCGCCGCAGACCGAGCAATACCCGCTGACCCTGACGCTGCGCTCGGGCAGCTGGACGATCACCCGCATCGATCCCGGCCCCCTGCTCAACGGGGACGCACAACTGACTCCCGTGGCACCTAGCCCCGGCCAACCCGCCCGATAA
- a CDS encoding ATP-binding protein encodes MTDTAQLFTGVHDTPVYTNVLFDKPLRIWVAVPAVVGAVTTILLAVLNLSSGHALAILIAGALVTAALTGLGALVPRTRPSLAFRLKALRAAVRPTVQTSTDTAILSRPQLVDNLWFGADGSVYAGFLLSGLPYHLQSIRRKTGVADLHMLLGRELPADSWLYGLGVAQDQRQLLRAMVHGYRDRSDWLASCAQVAEQLAEQAPKTRLYWLMVPVDAGRAGHNVVGSATKLKDWFAGRDKESDSSLRAYAELAFDIANSLPPEFAPMPVTPAMSAWFWQHNTWLGTYTEPLPRRRYTTSIAADQLPAAAFDEGDQHNRPRRPSIFNALPSWKKYMRVSPADGGLAVADSYQAILPVVDAPEGGIVFPGSEFLSAVDDLDTGAVFDFAINLTARPRELEFRRNDRARGNIDDQYDHRGDVRNGYIELHATERKIAEYNRLLSANIDEQPLSSGFFVHVGAADARTLDHSIKRLREEMTQSGQIVIRHYRGVHTRLWSVFNPGVPQHKSGADQFSHATTASKWSRFVPLISSQLGNATGMLLGFNKSNANNSAVLLDLPGTARRNHNPCLICAGAPGYGKSYTAKRIVKAELQRGAQAFIVEPDEYGEWATALADVPNKAVIDMAGGDFGCDALRIFPERVAGSYWLDYMIPMLGLDVRSVAVGRLRTLLTPAARRALGITSTAALMRYIRDIQAPAGEADTRSTQVGQLAEDLRPVLLALDSWATYEFTRAIFDDTLPIPDLAALDVTIWQTGSLDLPDAEEMANPHLYAALSDRQRASIAIYGMLVRLARVSFFNNTKRFGLLVLEEAGPLLNSRTGARDAHLISRRARKHYTGMLIITQNPIKDLALMGDEFITQQIIVPFEKEGIARAVGSSVGLPLDEYPEFHDFFLAKAATNQMRDPTAFDDDLDGTGRASVQGRGDLEGRAFFVDEFRRLGAIQVAREPDDALHRAFDTTPDQGAA; translated from the coding sequence ATGACCGACACCGCCCAACTGTTCACCGGTGTCCACGACACCCCCGTGTACACCAACGTCCTGTTCGACAAGCCGCTGCGGATCTGGGTGGCCGTTCCCGCCGTCGTGGGAGCGGTCACCACCATCCTGCTCGCCGTGCTCAACCTGTCCTCCGGGCACGCGCTGGCCATCCTGATCGCCGGGGCCCTGGTCACCGCCGCTCTCACCGGACTCGGCGCCCTCGTCCCCCGCACCCGGCCCAGCCTCGCCTTTCGCCTCAAGGCTCTGCGGGCAGCGGTCCGGCCCACCGTGCAGACCAGCACCGACACCGCCATCCTGTCCCGCCCCCAACTGGTCGACAATCTGTGGTTCGGCGCCGACGGCTCGGTGTACGCCGGATTCTTGCTCTCTGGGCTGCCCTATCACCTGCAGTCGATCCGGCGAAAGACCGGTGTCGCCGACTTGCACATGCTGCTCGGGCGCGAACTGCCTGCCGACAGTTGGCTTTACGGTCTCGGTGTCGCCCAGGACCAACGCCAGCTGCTGCGCGCCATGGTGCACGGCTATCGCGATCGCAGCGACTGGCTGGCCAGCTGCGCCCAGGTCGCCGAGCAGCTCGCCGAGCAGGCTCCCAAGACGCGGCTGTACTGGCTGATGGTGCCCGTCGACGCCGGCCGCGCCGGTCACAACGTGGTCGGGTCGGCCACCAAGCTGAAAGACTGGTTCGCCGGCCGGGACAAGGAGTCCGATTCCTCCTTGCGCGCCTACGCCGAGCTGGCGTTCGACATCGCCAACTCGCTTCCCCCGGAGTTCGCGCCGATGCCGGTGACCCCGGCCATGTCCGCGTGGTTCTGGCAGCACAACACGTGGCTAGGCACCTACACAGAACCTCTGCCGCGGCGGCGCTACACCACGAGCATCGCCGCCGACCAACTCCCCGCCGCGGCGTTCGACGAAGGCGATCAACACAACCGCCCGCGCCGGCCCAGCATCTTCAATGCCCTGCCGTCCTGGAAGAAGTACATGCGCGTCTCGCCCGCAGACGGTGGGCTCGCCGTCGCGGACAGCTACCAGGCGATCCTGCCTGTGGTCGACGCACCGGAAGGCGGGATCGTGTTCCCCGGTTCGGAATTCCTCTCTGCTGTCGACGATCTGGACACCGGTGCCGTGTTCGATTTCGCGATCAATCTCACCGCCCGTCCGCGTGAGCTGGAGTTCCGGCGCAACGACCGGGCCCGCGGCAACATCGATGACCAGTACGACCACCGCGGCGACGTCCGCAACGGCTACATCGAGCTGCACGCCACCGAACGCAAGATCGCCGAGTACAACCGTCTCCTGTCGGCCAACATCGACGAACAACCCCTGTCGTCGGGGTTTTTTGTGCACGTCGGCGCCGCCGATGCTCGCACCCTCGACCACAGCATCAAACGGCTTCGCGAGGAAATGACCCAGTCCGGCCAAATCGTCATCCGCCACTACCGTGGCGTCCACACCCGCCTGTGGTCAGTGTTCAACCCCGGTGTCCCCCAACATAAGAGCGGCGCCGACCAGTTCAGTCATGCCACCACCGCTAGCAAGTGGTCACGCTTCGTCCCGCTGATCTCCTCCCAGCTGGGCAACGCCACCGGCATGCTGCTGGGCTTCAACAAGAGCAACGCCAACAACAGCGCCGTGCTCCTGGACCTGCCCGGCACGGCGCGCCGCAACCACAACCCGTGCCTCATCTGCGCCGGGGCACCCGGCTACGGAAAGTCCTACACGGCCAAGCGCATCGTCAAAGCTGAACTGCAGCGCGGCGCCCAAGCTTTCATCGTTGAACCCGACGAATACGGCGAATGGGCAACAGCATTGGCCGACGTCCCCAACAAAGCGGTCATCGACATGGCCGGCGGTGACTTCGGCTGTGACGCCCTGCGCATCTTCCCCGAACGGGTCGCCGGGTCCTACTGGCTGGACTACATGATCCCCATGTTGGGACTCGACGTGCGCAGCGTCGCGGTCGGACGCCTGCGCACCCTGCTCACCCCGGCCGCGCGCCGCGCTCTTGGGATCACGAGCACCGCGGCGCTCATGCGCTACATCCGCGATATCCAAGCCCCCGCTGGGGAAGCTGACACCCGCTCAACGCAAGTTGGGCAACTGGCTGAGGACCTGCGCCCCGTCCTGCTGGCTCTGGATTCCTGGGCCACCTATGAATTCACCCGTGCCATCTTCGACGACACCCTGCCCATTCCCGACCTCGCCGCACTCGACGTCACGATCTGGCAGACCGGCAGCCTCGACCTTCCCGACGCCGAAGAGATGGCCAACCCGCACCTGTACGCCGCCCTCAGTGACCGCCAGCGTGCCTCCATCGCCATCTACGGCATGCTGGTGCGCCTCGCACGTGTCAGTTTCTTCAACAACACCAAGCGCTTTGGGCTTCTGGTCCTCGAAGAAGCAGGCCCGCTGCTCAACTCGCGGACCGGAGCCCGCGACGCTCATCTCATCAGCCGCCGTGCCCGCAAGCACTACACCGGGATGCTCATCATCACCCAAAACCCGATCAAGGACCTGGCGCTGATGGGCGACGAATTCATCACTCAGCAGATCATCGTGCCTTTCGAAAAGGAAGGCATTGCCCGCGCCGTCGGGTCCAGCGTCGGGCTGCCGCTCGACGAGTACCCCGAGTTCCATGATTTCTTCCTCGCCAAGGCGGCCACCAACCAGATGCGCGATCCCACCGCCTTCGACGACGACCTTGACGGCACCGGCCGCGCTAGCGTGCAGGGGCGCGGAGACCTCGAAGGGCGCGCCTTCTTCGTCGACGAATTCCGCCGCCTCGGTGCGATCCAGGTGGCACGTGAACCCGACGACGCCCTGCACCGCGCCTTCGACACCACACCTGACCAAGGGGCCGCCTGA